The following coding sequences are from one Ammospiza nelsoni isolate bAmmNel1 chromosome 5, bAmmNel1.pri, whole genome shotgun sequence window:
- the LOC132073492 gene encoding inositol 1,4,5-trisphosphate receptor-interacting protein-like 1 yields MTRPLSTAALRSLLGLVQRVKGRKKVPPEKALENAGARSATMRTTMDTWVLWLLLLPSLVQYPQPVGNGLDEVTRLRMEVRAKLQEEEKIHLQREVEQLVLLKQGSLRTEEQGEGHDGVNEEEVENVHAHEEDFGNEDEGDNEMEVEEDDSDDGRAEDVDNAAANEAGNEAANAANVNDVGNQVQEFRDRADNFGRIIMERVQWHVQDLQGGCMRTRTLMEHFAIYFRRVLSNSFYPVLQGAIGVGSAFEGWSPREQDVVYQVLIPMTPPRGHSFHLELGTAWQRRLRNFHIRVQQECTCTSEQQGEHMLCFLHHPEEELRRHQDPSLLHTLCTGSYLDVEKTARWFYQLVRAIWPALLESHSWHLVLLPPRRSCQFKVTNGRESYRIEILFGVRQGNSDVFVSSQPRQAHTSSTIWPESYAVAEMKFFRYIARQAPPDSLHLKCLQFFTRLQLGLGFSTYTIKTIVMHLLSILPASQWRRRHFVSRLMDISESLRTCVARRRLNHFIVGNQRLPEGIRLPPEVLMARSRNLFHDLVMDPVAHSQAMNQYMDLQHWLKRILRNEQPLSTAALRSLLGLVQRVKGRKKVPPEKALENAGARSATMRTI; encoded by the exons gcccttGTCCACTGCCGCTCTCAGGTCTCTGCTGGGCCTGGTGCAGAGAGTGAAAGGCCGCAAGAAGGTGCCCCCGGAGAAGGCCTTGGAGAACGCTGGGGCCAGGAGTGCCACCATGAGGACG acCATGGATACCTGGGTATtgtggctcttgctcttgccaAGTTTAGTCCAgtacccacagcccgtgggtaATGGCTTGGACGAGGTGACACGTCTGCGAATGGAGGTGCGTGCCAAGctccaggaagaggagaagattcATCTGCAGCGGGAGGTGGAGCAGCTGGTCCTGCTGAAGCAGG GGAGCCTGAGGACGGAGGAGCAAGGAGAAGGACATGATGGTGTAAATGAAGAGGAGGTTGaaaatgtgcatgcacatgaagaagactttggaaatgaagatgaaggAGACAATGAAATGGAGGTGGAGGAAGACGACAGTGATGATGGCCGTGCAGAGGATGTCGACAATGCTGCTGCCAATGAAGCTGGCAATGAAGCTGCCAATGCAGCAAACGTCAATGACGTTGGAAATCAAGTGCAAGAATTCCGTGATCGTGCCGACAACTTTGGAAGAATCATAATGGAGCGCGTACAGTGGCATgtgcaggacctgcagggaggatgcaTGCGGACAAGAACCCTGATGGAgcattttgcaatttattttcgaCGGGTCTTGTCCAACAGTTTCTATCCGGTGCTGCAAGGAGCCattggggtgggcagtgccttCGAAGGTTGGAGTCCCCGTGAGCAGGATGTTGTGTACCAGGTGCTCATACCCATGACACCTCCCCGAGGGCACAGCTTCCACctagagctgggcactgcatggCAGAGGCGCTTGAGGAACTTCCACATCCGCGTGCAGCAGGAGTGCACCTGCACgagtgagcagcagggtgagcacatgctgtgcttcctgcaccaccctgaggaggagctgaggaggcaTCAGGATCCCAGCCTCCTTCATACCCTGTGCACGGGCTCCTACCTGGACGTGGAGAAAACTGCCCGCTGGTTCTACCAGCTGGTGAGAGCAATCTGGCCGGCTTTGCTTGAGTCACACAGTTGGCATTTagtgctgctgccccccagaCGCTCCTGCCAGTTCAAGGTGACCAACGGCAGAGAAAGCTACCGGATCGAGATCCTCTTTGGGGTGCGGCAAGGCAACTCAGAcgtctttgtgagcagccagcctagGCAAGCCCACACCTCCAGCACAATCTGGCCAGAGAGCTACGCTGTGGCCGAGATGAAGTTCTTCAGGTACATCGCCAGGCAGGCTCCCCCTGACAGCTTGCAcctgaaatgcctgcagttcTTCACTCGTCTTCAGCTGGGCTTAGGCTTTTCCACCTATACCATCAAGACCATTGTCATGCACCTCCTGAGCATCTTGCCCGCGTCACAGTGGCGCAGGAGACATTTTGTGAGCCGGCTGATGGATATCAGCGAGAGCCTGCGCACGTGTGTGGCAAGGAGACGCCTCAATCACTTCATTGTGGGCAACCAGAGGCTTCCTGAGGGCATCCGCTTGCCCCCAGAGGTCCTAATGGCCAGGTCACGCAATCTCTTCCATGACCTGGTGATGGATCCCGTTGCCCACTCTCAGGCAATGAACCAGTACATGGATCTGCAGCATTGGCTCAAACGGATCCTTAGAAATGAACA gcccttGTCCACTGCCGCTCTCAGGTCTCTGCTGGGCCTGGTGCAGAGAGTGAAAGGCCGCAAGAAGGTGCCCCCGGAGAAGGCCTTGGAGAACGCTGGGGCCAGGAGTGCCACCATGAGGACG ATCTGA